AGGACTACCGCAACAGGCTCGAGTTCGCCGTGGAGCCCGAGGACGGTGACGATAGCGCCCGAGGATAGCGAGATTCGTCTTCGCCCTCCCTTTCGGGTGTTGCCGGGGGATGCCGGTGATAGCGCTGAGGGTGAGCGACATAAAGCAGTACGCCTATTGTCCGAGGGTCGTCTACTTCCACTACGTCAGGCCCGTGGGCGCGAAGAGCACCTTCAAGATGGAGTACGGCAAGCGCGAGGAGGCGAGGGTGGAGCGGCTCGAGACGCGGCGGGGGCTTGCCAGGTACGGCCTGGACGGAGGCAAGAGGTCTTTCCACGTGGCCCTCAGCTCATCGCGGCTGGGGCTTTCGGGGAGGGTGGACATGCTCGTGGAGACGGACGAGGCGTGCTTTCCCGTGGACTTCAAATTCACCCGCGGCCGTCCCGCCAGGAACCACGTATACCAGGTCGCAGGCTACGGCCTTCTCCTCGAAGACATCTATGGAAAGGAGGCGCCGCGTGGCTTCGTCTACCTCATCCCCTCCGATGAGGCGGTGGCATTTGAGTTGCATGGTTCCCTCAAGGATGATATAATGGCGATGCTCGCAGAGATGCGTCTCATGATCGCCGAAGAGTCGATGCCCCCTCCGGCGGACAACCGCAACAAGTGCGTGGACTGCGAGTACAGGAATTTTTGCCGCGACGTCTTTTAATCGTTTTCGCAAACCTGCGGGGTTTTATGACAGTCGGCGTGTTTGCGCGTAAAAACGGAGTCATGTCCTTGCAAGGTCTTGTTTTTCGGGTGTTTTCGGAGCTGTCACACACCCTTTCCCTATGAAGAGGGAACTGAAACCCCCCGCCAGGTCGAGCACCGCTATCGCCCCGGAGAGTCACACACCCTTTCCCTATGAAGAGGGAACTGAAACGAAGCTCTTATCGCCGTGATTGGGATCAGGTCGAACGTCACACACCCTTTCCCTATGAAGAGGGAACTGAAACCGGTGAAACCACTCCACGGCGGTGAAGCGTTCGTCCCGTCACACACCCTTTCCCTATGAAGAGGGAACTGAAACCTTTCAGTACTTCAGGAACAGACGGACCGTTACGAGTCACACACCCTTTCCCTATGAAGAGGGAACTGAAACGGAAAAGTACGAATTCAAGGTTCCTGAAGGGACGCCGTCACACACCCTTTCCCTATGAAGAGGGAACTGAAACTCAACACCAACCCGCGGTAGAAGTACGCCGGACGGAGGTCACACACCCTTTCCCTATGAAGAGGGAACTGAAACAGGAACGTCAGGCCGTTCTGGATACGCTCACCGTAGTCACACACCCTTTCCCTATGAAGAGGGAACTGA
This DNA window, taken from Deltaproteobacteria bacterium, encodes the following:
- the cas4 gene encoding CRISPR-associated protein Cas4, which codes for MPVIALRVSDIKQYAYCPRVVYFHYVRPVGAKSTFKMEYGKREEARVERLETRRGLARYGLDGGKRSFHVALSSSRLGLSGRVDMLVETDEACFPVDFKFTRGRPARNHVYQVAGYGLLLEDIYGKEAPRGFVYLIPSDEAVAFELHGSLKDDIMAMLAEMRLMIAEESMPPPADNRNKCVDCEYRNFCRDVF